One genomic segment of Ctenopharyngodon idella isolate HZGC_01 chromosome 7, HZGC01, whole genome shotgun sequence includes these proteins:
- the fibinb gene encoding fin bud initiation factor, whose translation MMASPLFILIACLVSLRLGGAFFSGPLYPEMSNGTFHHYFVPDGYYEDNDDPEKCQMLFKMTDDRKCTLDEDQDSVIRDDFTIIKRHIEDAARVLEGIGKSISFDLDGEDSYGKYLRRETTQISEAFSNSEKSLLELEVKFKQSQENELKEEHKISDDFLNMIVHTRDVLKETLDISLGLRDKHELLSLIIRSHGTRLSRLKNDYMKV comes from the coding sequence ATGATGGCTTCCCCTCTATTCATACTGATAGCCTGTCTGGTCTCATTGCGTCTCGGAGGAGCTTTCTTTTCGGGACCCCTTTACCCGGAGATGTCCAATGGCACTTTTCATCATTATTTCGTACCAGACGGCTACTACGAAGATAACGACGATCCCGAGAAATGTCAGATGCTATTCAAAATGACCGACGATCGCAAATGCACCCTGGACGAAGACCAGGACTCGGTGATCCGGGACGATTTTACCATCATCAAGCGGCACATCGAAGACGCGGCGCGTGTGCTCGAGGGCATCGGGAAGAGCATCTCCTTCGACCTGGACGGAGAGGACAGCTATGGGAAATACCTGAGACGGGAGACGACCCAGATCAGCGAGGCGTTTTCCAACTCCGAGAAATCTCTGCTGGAGCTGGAGGTGAAATTCAAACAGAGCCAGGAAAACGAGCTGAAAGAGGAGCACAAGATCAGCGACGACTTCCTCAACATGATCGTGCACACGCGCGACGTGTTGAAGGAGACACTGGACATCTCGCTGGGACTGAGGGATAAGCATGAGCTGTTGTCACTCATCATCCGGAGTCACGGGACCCGGTTGAGCCGCCTGAAGAACGACTATATGAAGGTGTAG